The sequence GCGAGGACGATCACCACGAGGATGAGGGCCGTCATGCTCGCGTTCTTCTTGGTAAGAAGGTAATACGCGCTTCCCGTGATGGCGGCGGGGATCATGGCAGGCAGGATCTTGTCGAGCAGCGGCTGAATCTCCATCGCGACGTCGCCGAAGCTGAAGCTAATCGGGCAGGTGACGCCGATGACCGAGGCGATGAGGCAGCCGACCACGGTGAGGCCGAGCACGGAGGCGGCGGCAGTGAGGTTGGGAAGCTTCTCGCTGAAGTCGGTGACGAGCTTCACGCCCTGCTTGTAGCCGAACTCGAGGGCGTGCATGCGGACCCAGAAGATGGCCAGGATGAGCGCGAACCAGATGCCGGCTCCCACGGGGTTGCCCTCGATGGCCATGTAGGCGGCGATGGAGCCCATGATGGTCGGGATCATGGTCATGAGCAGGGAGTCGCCGACGCCGGCGAGCGGTCCCATGGTGCCGATCTTCAGGTCTTGGACGGCGTCCGCCGCCGCTAGGCCGTCGCGCTCCTCCATGGCCACGCAGGCGCCAAGGATGATGGCGGCGAGCCAAGGCTGGGTGTTGTAGTAGCGGAAGTGGTTGTTGAGCGCTTGCTTATAGTCCTCGTCGTTCGTGTAGATCTTCCTCAGGACCGGCGAGAGGGCGTAGGCGACTGAGGCGCCCTGCTGGGTCTGGTAGTTGAAGGTGCACACGCTCATGAGCCAGCGCCAGTTCGCGTTGCGCAGGTCCTTCTTGGTGACCTTGTAGCCGGAGGGCTTGCCCTCGGCGACGGCGGTGATGTTCTCGTTTTCCATGGTTACTCATCCTCTCCGATGAAGGCGTCTGCGGAAGCGTGGGCGGCGAGCTCGGTGTCCCTCTCGGCACGCTGGTAGAACGCAATCGCGAGGGCAACGCCGACGATGGCGGCGCCGATGATGGGCACGTTCAGGAAGGCCGAGAGGAAGAAGCCGGCGAGCAGGTACTGGAAGTACTTGGCGGTTGGCATGTAGCGGAGCAGCATGGCGATACCGACGGCCGGGAGCATCTTGCCGGCGAGGGTGAGGCCGGAGAGGAACCACTGGGGCATGACCTCGAGGAGCCAGTTGACGGCGGGCTGGCCGAGCGTCACGGAGACAAAGACGGGCAGGGCGGCGCACAGGCCGAAGAGCGCGGGGCAGACCCACAGGATGGCGTTCATCTGATTGAACTTACCCTCGTTGCAGAACTTCTGGGACTTCTCGACGACAAAGCCGTTGAGGATCTTGGCGACGACGTCGAGCTGGATGCCGAGCATGCCGACCGGCAGGCCGATGGCGAGGCCCGTGTCGGAGCCCAGGGTCACGCCGTAGGCGGTGGCGATGATGACCATCGTGCCGTAGTCGGGAATGGAGGAGCCGCCGAAGCCCGCGACGCCGAGCTGCATGAGCTGAATGGTGCCGCCGATGACAAGGCCGGTCTTCCAGTCGCCCATGACGACTCCGGTGATGAGGCCCCAGAAAACGGCGTAATTGACGAAGATCATCGGGATGCCGTAGTAGTCCACGTGCTTGATGAAGGCCAGCAGGGTCAAAAGGACGACCTGCAGGATAGTGAAGTTGACCATATTTCCCCCTTAGATGAGGTCTGCGACGGAGACGGGCTTGTCGGCGGGCACGAACTGGGCCGTCACCTTGACGCCACGGGCGATGAGCGCCTTGTAGCTCTGGACGTTCTCGGCGGAGGCGTAGGCGCGCTGGGTGAGCTGGATGCCGTCCTCCTTGACGAGCGAGCCGCCGACGACCAGCGACGGGAGCTCGACGCCCGACTCGACCAGGCGAAGCATCGTCTCGGGCTCCTTGGCGATGACGAAGACCTTCTCGCGGTCGTACTTGCCCGCGGCGAAGTTCTTGAGCGCGGTCTGCTCGGAGATGATCGAAACGGCCATGCCCGCGGGGCGCGCCATCCTCATGGTGGACTTCAGGACCTCGTCGCCGGCGACCTTGTCGTCGATGACCATGACTCGGGTCGCGCCCGACACCGGGGCCCACTGCGTCACGATGATGCCGTGAAGCAGGCGATTGTCGATTCGTGCCATAACAACACTCATGTTTGCTCCTATCAAATGAAGTTTTGCGTTCGGTACTGCCTCGGCGCTATCCGGATTCGCGCCGGGCAAGGGGTTATCGGATTATTGAGGACGCGCGGTCAGCTTGCGGCGGCGTGGGGAAGGTCACTCGTCGAGCAGGAGGTCCGAGGAGCCGAGGCGCTCTTCTCGCGCCGGGGCGGCGCTCACGCTTATGTAGTCGAAGACATATGCGATCTCGCTTACGGGAACCTCTACGCGATAGCGCGTCGAGATGCTCGAGAAGCTCTGCCTGAAGGACTCGATGAAATCGGCGCGTTCCTCCTCGAAGCGGTCCTGGCCAACGTAGGTCTCAATGGGGTTTCTGGTAACAAGGCGCTCGACGAGACAGCAGAGGTGAACGTAGAGCCCAATGATGGCGTTGCTGCCGATCTTCTCGCCTGTCCTGCGCTGAAGCTCGTGCACGGCGCTCTCGATCTCATGGAATAGCCGCTCCGGGTCGAGGATGGTGATGGAGCGGATGACGTTCTGCAGCGTCATGTTCGAGAGCAGCTTCTCGTGGAAAGAAGAGAGCTCGGAAGCGTCAAGCCACCTGCCGAACACGGCATCAACCTTAGAGGCGGACGCCGTCGACATGATGTCCTCGAGGGCGACGAAGGGGACGGAGGCGACCCCGGGGTCTCCCGTGCCGATGACGGCGCAGACGCGGTGCTCGGAGAAAACGGCGTCGTTCGACCCGTTCGCGACGAGCTGCTTGAAGGGCCTCGTGAGCAGGCGCGCGCCTATGGTGCGCGGGAGGCTCTGCGAGACGAGCTGGCGTATCCTCTCCGCGGCGTCGACCCCGGACTCGGAGCAGAAGACGATGGCGTCCTCACGGTTGACGCGCTCGATCACCTTGCAGTGCGTCACGCACGCGGCGGTCGCATCGCCAAGAACCTCGGCGATGGACTTGCCGCCGAGCAGCCCGACCCCGATCTCGAGCGCAAGACCGGTAGAGACGTTGTTCACCACGCCGATAGTGGAGTCGGTAACGTTCTCGAGGGCCTTATAGGCCTCCTCCAAGGAGCCCATGTCGACGAGGAACACGACCCCGGTGCAGTAGGAATGGCGGTCGACGAGGCGCTGGAGCGGACCGACGATGTCCTTCAGCTGCTGGTCGTAGGGCATGTCGACAGCCTCGTACACATGCATGCCGAGCATACGGTTCGCCGCGTCGGCGATGCTCGTCGCCGTTGAGTAGCCGTGGGACAAGATGACGCAGAGCGTCCGAAGGGCCTTCGCATCGCGAGACTCCGATGCGACGCACAGCGTCAGAAGCGTCTTCGTGAAGTGATCGAGCGAGATTCCCAGCGCCCCTTCCACGTCTGCGGCGACCTGATCGGAGACACTCGAGGCAAACGGCAATTCGGAGGTCACGGCACCGAGGAGATGGGAGATTTGCTCCGCACAGGCAGACTTTCGCTTAGCCAGGCCGATACCCGGCCACAACTGCAGGCAAATCTCCTGGGCCAGTAGAAAAGCGACCTTCCTCGAAAGCTCGATGCCATAAGAAGAGCCTGCGTCGGCAAGGACCGCGCCCACGACGCGCTCGAAGGCGCGCGACCTCGAGGAGGCGACGCCGTGGTCGAAGATCAAGTGATCCTCAACGCCGCGCACAGCGGAGACAGCTTGCGAGACAAGCTCGGAGACAGAGAGCTCCCCGGCGCAGAATCGCTCATCGAGGGAGCACAGGGCATCGAGCGCCTGCTCGACCGGCCCTGTGCTCTCGGCGGCATCCAGAGACGCGTCGATCAGAACGCCATCGTCGG is a genomic window of Collinsella aerofaciens containing:
- a CDS encoding PTS system mannose/fructose/sorbose family transporter subunit IID is translated as MENENITAVAEGKPSGYKVTKKDLRNANWRWLMSVCTFNYQTQQGASVAYALSPVLRKIYTNDEDYKQALNNHFRYYNTQPWLAAIILGACVAMEERDGLAAADAVQDLKIGTMGPLAGVGDSLLMTMIPTIMGSIAAYMAIEGNPVGAGIWFALILAIFWVRMHALEFGYKQGVKLVTDFSEKLPNLTAAASVLGLTVVGCLIASVIGVTCPISFSFGDVAMEIQPLLDKILPAMIPAAITGSAYYLLTKKNASMTALILVVIVLAMVASAAGILA
- a CDS encoding PTS mannose/fructose/sorbose/N-acetylgalactosamine transporter subunit IIC, with amino-acid sequence MVNFTILQVVLLTLLAFIKHVDYYGIPMIFVNYAVFWGLITGVVMGDWKTGLVIGGTIQLMQLGVAGFGGSSIPDYGTMVIIATAYGVTLGSDTGLAIGLPVGMLGIQLDVVAKILNGFVVEKSQKFCNEGKFNQMNAILWVCPALFGLCAALPVFVSVTLGQPAVNWLLEVMPQWFLSGLTLAGKMLPAVGIAMLLRYMPTAKYFQYLLAGFFLSAFLNVPIIGAAIVGVALAIAFYQRAERDTELAAHASADAFIGEDE
- a CDS encoding PTS system mannose/fructose/N-acetylgalactosamine-transporter subunit IIB, producing the protein MSVVMARIDNRLLHGIIVTQWAPVSGATRVMVIDDKVAGDEVLKSTMRMARPAGMAVSIISEQTALKNFAAGKYDREKVFVIAKEPETMLRLVESGVELPSLVVGGSLVKEDGIQLTQRAYASAENVQSYKALIARGVKVTAQFVPADKPVSVADLI
- a CDS encoding PRD domain-containing protein, producing the protein MDKTTQDSLAKKPVDMRDRILEHLEALTSAVSLDDLARLSTSDIAETLIIPRSLASQYLNDLVRAGLVVKVAGRPVRYFHRRAFQKRFQVKLSASEYASLADLIQATGIADHRDFARAVGFDMSLSSVVEQCKAAVQYPPFGLPILLSGGVGVGKSFLSRLVYEYGKNQGLLSRDSSYVRIDCAGVPDAASFNGLLDESIAKARGGVVFVNGIEALSPSAMEHCLATALGLDASQDAPRARLVLSTTLSADDLKVSSAYSKMPICARVPSLKERTPEEREDLILSFLRSEGCRIGSDVKISRGAYRCLVNADFSDNIAGLRACVTNCCAKAFLNREGDYVVVRPYLLPSGLLSSAQIDQQPDDGVLIDASLDAAESTGPVEQALDALCSLDERFCAGELSVSELVSQAVSAVRGVEDHLIFDHGVASSRSRAFERVVGAVLADAGSSYGIELSRKVAFLLAQEICLQLWPGIGLAKRKSACAEQISHLLGAVTSELPFASSVSDQVAADVEGALGISLDHFTKTLLTLCVASESRDAKALRTLCVILSHGYSTATSIADAANRMLGMHVYEAVDMPYDQQLKDIVGPLQRLVDRHSYCTGVVFLVDMGSLEEAYKALENVTDSTIGVVNNVSTGLALEIGVGLLGGKSIAEVLGDATAACVTHCKVIERVNREDAIVFCSESGVDAAERIRQLVSQSLPRTIGARLLTRPFKQLVANGSNDAVFSEHRVCAVIGTGDPGVASVPFVALEDIMSTASASKVDAVFGRWLDASELSSFHEKLLSNMTLQNVIRSITILDPERLFHEIESAVHELQRRTGEKIGSNAIIGLYVHLCCLVERLVTRNPIETYVGQDRFEEERADFIESFRQSFSSISTRYRVEVPVSEIAYVFDYISVSAAPAREERLGSSDLLLDE